A region of Paenibacillus sp. 37 DNA encodes the following proteins:
- a CDS encoding sugar O-acetyltransferase encodes MTTKTEKQKMLDGELYMASDLQLSEDREYARKMTRTFNQTKETDGELRTKLLKELFGSTGEHLGMEPNIHVDYGYNIHVGNHFYANFNCTILDVCEVRIGDHCLMGPDVHIYTATHPLHPHERNTGAEYGKPVTIGNNVWIGGRAVINPGVTIGDNVVIASGSVVTKDVPDNMIVGGNPARIIREIEL; translated from the coding sequence ATGACTACGAAGACGGAAAAACAAAAAATGCTGGATGGCGAGCTGTACATGGCTTCGGATCTTCAATTGTCTGAGGACAGAGAGTATGCAAGGAAAATGACTCGGACGTTTAATCAAACGAAGGAAACGGACGGTGAGCTTCGCACCAAGTTATTGAAGGAACTGTTTGGATCAACAGGTGAACACCTAGGCATGGAACCTAATATTCATGTGGATTATGGATATAACATTCATGTAGGCAATCATTTTTATGCCAACTTTAATTGTACGATATTAGATGTGTGTGAAGTTCGTATTGGAGACCATTGCTTAATGGGACCAGATGTACATATCTATACAGCTACTCATCCACTCCATCCGCATGAACGCAATACGGGTGCAGAATACGGCAAGCCAGTCACGATTGGCAATAATGTATGGATTGGTGGTAGAGCCGTTATTAATCCGGGGGTTACCATTGGAGACAACGTGGTCATTGCTTCCGGGTCTGTGGTTACAAAAGATGTTCCCGATAATATGATCGTTGGCGGCAATCCTGCCAGAATCATTAGAGAGATAGAGCTTTAA
- a CDS encoding sugar O-acetyltransferase — translation MTEKEKSQLGLLYNANYDQELIEERLHSKGLCYDYNQLHPGKINEREALIKKLLGKTTDRFLIEQPFVCDYDYNIEIGENFYSNHNIVMLDGGKISFGDNVFVAPNCGFYTAGHPYDVEQRNVGLEIVGPITVGNNVWIGGGVTVLAGVTIGDNTIIGAGSVVTKSIPSGVIAAGNPCRVLRKITEEDKTKYSRDVVR, via the coding sequence ATGACTGAAAAAGAAAAATCCCAATTAGGGCTCTTGTATAACGCCAATTATGATCAAGAGTTAATTGAAGAGCGTTTACATTCCAAAGGGCTTTGTTACGATTATAACCAGCTCCATCCAGGGAAGATCAATGAAAGAGAAGCGTTAATCAAGAAACTGCTCGGGAAAACGACGGATCGTTTCCTGATTGAACAGCCCTTTGTATGTGATTACGACTATAATATTGAAATTGGTGAGAACTTCTATAGCAATCATAATATTGTCATGCTGGATGGAGGAAAAATCAGTTTTGGGGATAACGTTTTTGTTGCTCCGAATTGTGGATTCTATACTGCAGGCCACCCTTATGATGTTGAGCAGCGCAATGTAGGTCTGGAGATCGTTGGACCCATCACGGTGGGCAATAATGTATGGATCGGTGGCGGTGTGACAGTTCTTGCCGGTGTGACGATTGGAGATAATACGATCATCGGCGCAGGGAGCGTAGTGACCAAGAGTATACCGTCTGGTGTGATTGCTGCGGGTAATCCTTGCAGGGTCCTTCGCAAGATAACGGAAGAAGACAAAACAAAGTACAGCAGGGATGTAGTAAGGTGA
- a CDS encoding glycoside hydrolase family 1 protein, giving the protein MNNSQNHIYQFPENFLWGGAIAANQAEGAYNQGGKGLSTQDVAPQGIKGPITEEPTEDNMKLIGIDLYNRYKEDVKLFAEMGFKVFRTSIAWSRIFPKGDELEPNEEGLQFYDNLFDECHKYGIEPLVTLSHYETPLHLSKEYDGWVNRKMIGFYERYVTTVFNRYKNKVKYWLTFNEINSILEEPFMSGGIYTPKEKLSKQDLYQAIHHEFVASASAVKLCHEIIPDAQIGCMMLSMPTYPLTPHPDDMIQVMEFEHSNYFFGDVHVRGRYPGYMKRYFRENGIQIHMEDGDEDMLLHTVDFISFSYYMSLCQTADPAKQIAGEGNLLGGYPNPYLDASEWGWQIDPQGLRYVLNMFYDRYQKPLFIVENGLGAVDELITGADGEKTVEDDYRIKYLNDHLVQVGEAIEDGVEIMGYTSWGCIDVVSASTAQLKKRYGYIYVDRHDDGSGTLERYRKKSFHWYKEVISSNGKNLKR; this is encoded by the coding sequence ATGAATAACTCTCAAAATCATATCTATCAATTCCCGGAAAATTTCCTGTGGGGTGGCGCAATTGCAGCCAACCAGGCTGAAGGTGCATACAATCAAGGCGGCAAAGGTCTTTCTACTCAGGATGTAGCTCCCCAAGGCATCAAGGGTCCCATCACGGAAGAGCCGACTGAAGATAATATGAAACTGATTGGTATCGATTTGTACAACCGTTACAAGGAAGATGTGAAACTGTTTGCCGAGATGGGCTTCAAAGTTTTCCGTACGTCCATTGCATGGTCCCGAATCTTCCCGAAAGGTGATGAGCTCGAACCGAATGAAGAAGGCTTGCAATTCTACGACAACCTCTTTGACGAATGCCATAAATATGGAATTGAGCCATTGGTTACATTGTCCCATTACGAGACCCCTCTTCATCTATCCAAAGAATACGACGGCTGGGTGAACCGCAAGATGATTGGATTCTATGAGCGCTACGTAACTACTGTCTTTAACCGGTATAAAAACAAGGTGAAATACTGGCTAACTTTCAATGAAATCAATTCCATTCTTGAAGAACCATTCATGAGCGGAGGTATATACACACCCAAAGAGAAACTGAGCAAGCAGGATCTGTATCAAGCTATTCACCATGAATTTGTAGCCAGTGCTTCTGCCGTTAAACTCTGTCATGAGATTATTCCCGATGCTCAGATTGGTTGTATGATGCTCAGCATGCCAACGTATCCGCTGACGCCACATCCAGACGACATGATCCAGGTAATGGAATTCGAACATAGCAATTATTTCTTTGGTGATGTGCATGTTAGAGGCCGCTACCCAGGATACATGAAACGTTACTTCCGTGAGAACGGAATTCAGATTCATATGGAAGATGGCGACGAAGATATGTTGCTTCATACGGTAGACTTTATCTCCTTCAGCTACTATATGAGCCTGTGTCAGACTGCTGATCCAGCGAAACAGATTGCCGGTGAAGGGAACTTGCTTGGTGGTTACCCTAATCCATATCTGGATGCAAGTGAGTGGGGTTGGCAGATTGATCCGCAAGGATTGCGTTATGTACTCAATATGTTCTACGACCGTTACCAGAAGCCGCTGTTCATTGTGGAAAATGGCCTTGGTGCAGTGGATGAATTGATCACCGGTGCGGATGGCGAGAAAACGGTTGAGGATGACTACCGGATCAAGTATTTGAACGATCATCTGGTTCAGGTTGGGGAAGCCATTGAAGATGGTGTGGAGATCATGGGTTATACTTCATGGGGTTGTATTGATGTAGTCAGTGCGTCTACTGCCCAGTTGAAAAAACGTTATGGCTACATTTATGTTGATCGTCATGACGATGGTTCAGGAACACTCGAACGTTACCGCAAAAAATCCTTCCATTGGTACAAAGAAGTGATCAGCAGTAACGGAAAAAATTTGAAACGTTAA
- a CDS encoding LacI family DNA-binding transcriptional regulator: MSKFDEIMKRSGYSRATVSRVINHSPHVSDEARHIITNIMKELNYIPNRNAVSLSTGKTKQIGIITSTIDDLSLTFMNQFMETAMDFGFQTIVYTSRGNKEIELQGFEDLRSKRVDGLLIVTCVNDPRKLKAYMEYGPIVSWQRMGNDEIPSVAMDQAKGYKLALEHLVSRGYTRIANAFGRAESLNTQSRRKAYETFMKSRGLPVWNEAYQYSVFSSSDGEEAMRRMAEERELPQAVLCSNDYAAIGILSEARRRNIQVPEQLAIVGFDDIELSRVLGITTIHNPIAEQATQAFHQLWVVLGKTELKTEQLTYQLIERETT; the protein is encoded by the coding sequence ATGTCAAAGTTCGATGAAATTATGAAACGATCTGGTTACTCAAGAGCGACAGTGTCGCGAGTAATCAATCATTCCCCACATGTTAGTGACGAAGCAAGACATATCATAACGAATATTATGAAGGAGTTAAATTATATTCCGAACCGGAATGCAGTATCATTATCTACAGGCAAGACCAAACAAATTGGCATCATAACGTCAACCATTGACGATCTCAGTCTCACCTTCATGAATCAGTTTATGGAAACAGCGATGGATTTCGGGTTTCAGACGATCGTGTATACTTCCCGTGGAAATAAGGAAATTGAGTTACAAGGATTTGAAGACCTGCGTAGCAAGCGGGTGGATGGACTCCTAATTGTTACCTGTGTTAACGATCCTCGGAAATTAAAAGCGTATATGGAATACGGCCCGATTGTTTCCTGGCAGCGAATGGGGAACGACGAGATTCCGTCTGTTGCGATGGATCAGGCAAAAGGGTATAAGTTAGCTCTGGAGCATCTGGTATCAAGAGGATACACTCGAATTGCAAATGCATTTGGCAGGGCTGAGAGTCTGAATACCCAGAGCCGCCGTAAAGCCTATGAAACTTTCATGAAGAGTAGAGGGTTACCTGTATGGAATGAAGCATATCAGTATTCCGTATTTAGCTCCTCTGATGGTGAAGAAGCGATGCGAAGAATGGCAGAGGAGCGAGAGCTTCCACAGGCCGTATTATGTTCGAATGACTATGCAGCCATCGGCATTCTGAGTGAAGCACGCAGACGGAATATTCAGGTACCGGAACAACTTGCCATTGTGGGTTTTGATGATATCGAGCTTTCCCGTGTTCTTGGAATCACGACCATACACAATCCGATTGCGGAGCAAGCCACCCAAGCTTTCCATCAATTGTGGGTCGTATTGGGTAAAACAGAGTTGAAGACCGAACAGCTAACATACCAGCTGATTGAGCGTGAGACGACTTGA
- a CDS encoding DUF3817 domain-containing protein codes for MKTVTGRFRIAGIWEGVSLLLLIFIAMPLKYFADISSAVAIMGMIHGILFPLYLIALVHLAVVKKWKITRWLMGGLAGLLPFGTFVFESYLRKRDWK; via the coding sequence ATGAAGACAGTGACAGGCCGATTTAGAATTGCGGGCATATGGGAGGGTGTATCCTTACTTCTGTTGATTTTTATTGCTATGCCTCTGAAATACTTTGCAGATATTTCTTCTGCTGTAGCCATAATGGGCATGATTCATGGTATTTTGTTTCCTTTGTACCTTATTGCGCTAGTGCATTTGGCTGTGGTCAAAAAGTGGAAGATCACGCGCTGGTTAATGGGTGGTCTCGCCGGTCTATTGCCGTTTGGAACTTTTGTATTTGAATCTTATCTTCGGAAGAGAGATTGGAAATAA
- a CDS encoding thioredoxin family protein: MKDIHELTSIEMVEETIQQHELVFLYVSRPECSVCHALLPKIRTLLEPYPSIYLGHINANEVEEVASKFLIFTVPTMIMLVEQKEYIRADRFVRLERLEEQLQQIHSMYVQDEE, from the coding sequence ATGAAAGATATTCATGAGTTAACATCCATAGAAATGGTTGAAGAAACTATTCAACAACATGAATTGGTTTTTTTGTATGTATCTCGGCCAGAGTGCAGCGTGTGCCACGCTTTACTTCCTAAGATCAGGACGTTGCTTGAACCTTATCCATCGATATACCTGGGTCACATTAATGCTAATGAAGTGGAAGAGGTTGCGTCCAAGTTTCTTATTTTTACCGTTCCAACAATGATCATGCTTGTGGAGCAGAAGGAATATATTCGAGCGGATCGTTTTGTTCGCTTGGAACGACTGGAAGAGCAGCTGCAACAGATTCACTCCATGTATGTCCAGGATGAGGAATAG
- a CDS encoding LacI family DNA-binding transcriptional regulator, which produces MAKITIKDVAREAGVSISTVSNALNGVDVLNPETKSHVLKVAERLNYVPNLNGKLLKSGQTKMLGFFTTSVSGPYFYKLVESMSRECDRLGYGLNVFVTKDKHVIMSNILGRRVDGVIIYEELRIDEQDIIAMEKDKIKAVFLDRVYQSDTMGSVIFDSYVASYEATKYLIGLGHKKIAYISGVDTMFDSVQRRDGYLAALREYQLPIDEDYIIQGYFEEDSTYSAIKSFLHLHPGKRPDAFLAGNDLSAIGCMHALKSEGFEVPQDVSVVGFDDIDIAQYFSPPLTTVRNQIARQGILAINQLVGMIKENEQGSAQKLAGELVVRGSSHVKIDRKDYRT; this is translated from the coding sequence ATGGCAAAGATAACGATTAAAGATGTAGCAAGGGAAGCAGGCGTATCCATCTCTACAGTCTCCAATGCTTTAAATGGTGTGGATGTCTTGAACCCGGAGACAAAATCACATGTTCTCAAGGTGGCAGAGCGTTTAAATTATGTGCCTAATCTGAACGGCAAGCTTTTGAAGTCCGGTCAAACCAAAATGCTCGGTTTTTTCACTACAAGTGTATCGGGTCCGTATTTCTATAAGCTGGTCGAGTCGATGTCTCGCGAATGTGATCGTCTTGGGTATGGTTTGAATGTATTTGTGACCAAGGATAAACACGTTATTATGAGTAATATTCTGGGTCGGCGGGTAGATGGTGTCATTATCTACGAAGAGCTTCGGATCGATGAGCAAGATATTATCGCCATGGAGAAAGACAAGATCAAGGCAGTTTTTCTGGATCGGGTCTATCAGAGTGATACGATGGGAAGTGTTATTTTCGACTCGTATGTTGCGTCTTATGAAGCAACCAAGTATTTAATTGGACTGGGGCACAAGAAAATTGCTTATATTTCGGGTGTGGATACGATGTTTGACAGTGTGCAGCGTAGAGACGGCTATCTGGCTGCCTTGCGTGAATACCAGCTTCCAATTGATGAAGATTACATTATTCAAGGGTATTTTGAGGAGGACAGCACGTATAGTGCGATAAAATCTTTTCTTCATTTGCACCCCGGCAAGCGGCCTGATGCATTTCTTGCAGGGAATGACTTGAGTGCAATTGGCTGTATGCATGCGTTGAAGTCTGAGGGTTTTGAAGTACCTCAAGACGTTAGCGTTGTGGGTTTTGACGATATTGATATCGCACAGTATTTTTCTCCACCGCTCACAACGGTAAGAAATCAAATTGCAAGACAGGGTATCCTGGCAATTAATCAACTGGTGGGTATGATCAAGGAGAATGAACAAGGGTCTGCGCAAAAATTGGCGGGTGAGTTGGTGGTGAGAGGTTCAAGCCATGTGAAGATCGACCGCAAAGACTACCGTACGTAA
- a CDS encoding ABC transporter permease, with the protein MDKLAVETSTGKNAISPNGKKPIGQRIKEFIVDYRRQWEIQSMIIPGIIFMIIFCYIPIYGLTIAFKNYTVIDTLATAPWVGLDNFRIILSDKYFWDAVVNTLGISFLKLGIGFVIPIILAIMIYELNSGRFKKFVQTVSYLPHFLSWIVLGGMLITWFSTTGLFNQLLLSLGVISQPQNILLDAGKYWWIATLSDIWKEAGWGTILYLAIMAKIDPTYYEAAKIDGASRLRQIWNITLPNMRSIISLNLILTVSGLLGSNLDQTLVLMNSQNRDKAEVINSYVYRMGMSQGDFSYATAVGLGVSIISVILLVTANKITSKLNDNQSVL; encoded by the coding sequence GTGGATAAATTAGCCGTAGAGACATCAACCGGTAAAAATGCGATCAGTCCCAATGGGAAGAAACCCATCGGACAACGGATTAAAGAATTCATAGTCGATTATCGGAGACAATGGGAGATTCAATCGATGATTATCCCGGGCATTATCTTTATGATTATTTTTTGTTACATCCCGATTTACGGTTTAACAATTGCCTTCAAAAATTACACGGTCATTGATACGCTGGCAACCGCTCCTTGGGTAGGGCTTGATAATTTCAGAATCATTTTATCAGATAAATACTTCTGGGATGCAGTCGTGAATACGCTGGGGATCAGTTTTTTGAAATTAGGTATCGGGTTTGTCATTCCCATCATTCTCGCGATCATGATCTACGAGTTAAACAGCGGACGATTCAAGAAGTTTGTGCAAACGGTTTCATATTTACCTCACTTTTTGTCCTGGATTGTACTTGGGGGAATGCTGATCACCTGGTTTTCAACAACGGGGTTATTTAATCAGTTGTTACTTAGCCTGGGAGTGATCTCGCAACCGCAGAACATCTTGCTGGATGCAGGCAAGTACTGGTGGATTGCTACGTTGTCGGATATCTGGAAAGAAGCAGGTTGGGGAACGATTCTGTATCTGGCCATTATGGCGAAGATTGATCCTACGTATTATGAAGCAGCTAAAATCGATGGTGCAAGCCGTCTGAGACAGATCTGGAATATCACATTGCCTAATATGAGATCCATTATCAGCCTAAATCTGATTCTAACTGTAAGCGGTTTATTGGGGTCGAATCTGGATCAGACCCTGGTTCTCATGAACTCCCAGAACCGTGACAAAGCGGAAGTCATCAATTCGTACGTCTATCGTATGGGGATGTCACAGGGTGACTTTTCATATGCAACGGCCGTTGGCTTGGGTGTCTCAATCATCTCTGTCATTCTACTCGTCACGGCAAACAAAATCACAAGCAAATTAAACGATAATCAATCTGTGTTGTAG
- a CDS encoding carbohydrate ABC transporter permease, protein MNGKVAKEDLDSRIFDTLNMILLIICTIVILVPLWNVIISSFSSGKALAEGGFIFWSPEFSLENYRAVFNDQGIWQAFFISVSKTTIGVVTHVFFCAMVGYGLSKKYIRGRKLYVAMGVITMFFSGGMIPTYLLIKSLGLLNSFWVYIIPALFSFYDVVILMNFFRNVPDSLEESAKIDGAGDWHIFLKIFIPLSMPAMATIALFNGVGQWNDFMTTKLYITDQSLYPLQMMLYEIIVQSQTQSMQNVGGSAVIETTTKGVQLATIVITTLPIVLIYPIVQRYFISGMMLGAVKE, encoded by the coding sequence GTGAATGGAAAGGTGGCAAAAGAAGATCTCGATAGTCGGATCTTTGATACCTTAAATATGATTTTGTTAATCATCTGTACGATCGTTATCCTGGTTCCACTCTGGAATGTCATTATCTCTTCCTTTAGCTCAGGCAAAGCGTTGGCGGAAGGTGGATTCATCTTCTGGTCACCGGAATTCTCGCTGGAGAATTACAGAGCAGTATTCAACGATCAGGGCATATGGCAGGCCTTCTTCATATCGGTGTCCAAAACAACGATTGGTGTTGTTACACATGTGTTCTTCTGTGCCATGGTTGGTTACGGTCTGAGCAAAAAGTACATAAGAGGCCGTAAATTATATGTTGCCATGGGGGTCATCACAATGTTCTTCTCCGGTGGCATGATCCCAACATATCTGTTAATCAAATCACTTGGATTATTAAACAGCTTCTGGGTATACATTATTCCGGCGTTATTCAGCTTCTATGATGTTGTGATTCTGATGAATTTCTTCCGGAATGTCCCGGATTCGCTGGAAGAATCGGCCAAGATTGACGGCGCAGGGGATTGGCATATTTTCCTGAAAATCTTCATTCCACTCTCCATGCCGGCTATGGCTACGATTGCGCTATTTAATGGGGTGGGGCAATGGAACGACTTCATGACAACCAAGTTGTACATTACCGATCAGTCACTGTATCCACTCCAGATGATGCTGTATGAGATTATCGTTCAGTCCCAGACCCAATCCATGCAAAATGTTGGGGGTTCGGCCGTGATTGAAACAACGACCAAAGGCGTACAGTTGGCCACCATTGTCATTACAACACTACCTATTGTACTGATCTATCCCATCGTTCAGAGATACTTTATCTCGGGAATGATGCTGGGTGCGGTCAAGGAATAG
- a CDS encoding sugar ABC transporter substrate-binding protein — MLKLNKASGKKGIKLFATLLAAVMMITGCSGGSGGSSEGNWVSIEDRYTVDPEKPAWQLDKKEEATDLTWYVNADWWNTDFGKDIVTKKIKEDLNINIKFITGDDTKLNTFFAGGDMPDLLTVFDSNSPVVQKAATWAMPLNDLAEKYDPYFNKVAAADTLNWFQLADGKTYGYPNYSNTQEDYDSGNIPAKTAFIIRKDVYEALGSPVIGTPEEFQSVMKRIKQEFPALIPFGFNSIGEGTGSLGDTLQDFIGVPLETESGEFYDRNLDEDYLTWLKTLNTVYRDGNISDDSFADDGTAFEEKVKSGKYATMLLDGTPQQGGNLQIYMSANPGKEYIAIDGPQSTKDNAPTLNQSGITGWMINYISKDCKDPAKAIQIFTYLLSEEGQTLMNYGIEGETFQTKADGSVELLPAVKDMQLNNADQFKKDYRMGEFMFFGHDRHKALSADAFPEAIKQMQEWGKGKLKPHFILENISPDQGTPEARALSAINTKWNTTLVSMVRSKDAASYDNALASYKSFLGENRWEEIVKVRSEKMKLNKDKLGIQ, encoded by the coding sequence ATGTTGAAGTTGAACAAAGCATCAGGAAAAAAGGGGATTAAATTGTTCGCGACATTGCTTGCAGCAGTGATGATGATAACGGGTTGTAGCGGTGGATCTGGAGGCTCCAGTGAAGGCAACTGGGTGTCCATTGAAGATCGTTATACGGTAGACCCGGAAAAGCCAGCTTGGCAGTTGGATAAAAAAGAAGAAGCTACAGACCTGACGTGGTACGTCAATGCTGACTGGTGGAACACCGATTTTGGCAAGGACATTGTCACGAAGAAAATTAAAGAGGATCTGAACATCAATATTAAATTTATCACGGGTGATGATACCAAGTTAAACACCTTTTTCGCCGGCGGAGATATGCCTGACCTGCTAACCGTATTTGACTCCAATTCTCCAGTGGTACAAAAAGCCGCTACCTGGGCTATGCCGCTGAACGATCTGGCGGAGAAATATGATCCTTATTTCAATAAAGTTGCGGCTGCCGATACATTGAACTGGTTCCAATTGGCGGATGGCAAAACCTATGGTTACCCGAACTATTCCAATACACAAGAGGATTATGATAGCGGTAACATTCCTGCAAAAACGGCATTTATCATTCGTAAGGATGTGTACGAAGCTTTGGGTAGTCCGGTCATTGGAACGCCAGAAGAATTCCAGAGTGTGATGAAACGAATTAAGCAAGAGTTTCCTGCGCTGATTCCGTTTGGATTCAACTCCATTGGTGAAGGAACAGGTTCACTCGGGGATACATTGCAAGATTTCATCGGCGTCCCGCTGGAGACCGAATCGGGAGAATTCTACGATCGTAATCTGGATGAAGATTACCTCACGTGGTTGAAGACATTGAACACCGTGTACAGAGATGGCAATATCAGTGATGACAGTTTTGCTGATGATGGAACGGCTTTTGAGGAAAAAGTAAAGTCTGGTAAATACGCGACCATGCTGCTTGACGGTACACCTCAACAAGGAGGAAACCTGCAAATTTACATGAGTGCCAACCCGGGCAAAGAATATATTGCAATTGATGGTCCGCAGAGCACCAAAGACAATGCCCCGACATTGAATCAATCCGGGATAACCGGGTGGATGATCAATTACATCTCCAAGGATTGTAAAGATCCGGCCAAGGCCATTCAGATATTCACATACTTATTAAGTGAAGAAGGACAGACACTTATGAATTACGGGATCGAAGGGGAGACCTTCCAAACCAAAGCCGACGGTAGTGTAGAATTACTGCCAGCAGTGAAAGACATGCAACTGAATAACGCAGATCAATTCAAAAAGGATTATCGGATGGGTGAGTTTATGTTCTTCGGCCATGATCGTCACAAAGCACTCAGTGCAGATGCTTTTCCGGAAGCGATTAAACAGATGCAGGAGTGGGGCAAAGGCAAGCTGAAACCACACTTCATTCTGGAGAATATTAGCCCAGATCAAGGTACACCTGAAGCTCGTGCGTTGTCAGCTATCAATACGAAATGGAATACGACACTGGTCAGCATGGTGCGGTCCAAGGATGCTGCCTCTTATGACAATGCATTGGCTTCTTACAAGTCATTTTTAGGTGAGAACCGTTGGGAAGAGATTGTGAAGGTACGCAGTGAAAAGATGAAATTGAACAAAGACAAACTAGGCATTCAATAA
- a CDS encoding glycoside hydrolase family 30 protein: MTTFKMYKSTGENECFVPISLDQLQPPAPDLETATILLDDQLTYQEMDGFGASFTDSSAYLINQILNEEQREEVMSRLFHPQEGIGLSVIRNPMGASDYARTVYSYNDMPEQQTDPELTQFSIMHDEEDVIPLTQKALALNPELKLFASPWSAPGWMKTSGSMITGQLKTEWYPVYAEYFVKYIQGYREHGLPIHAITPQNEALYEPGHYPGMLMPAEVQADFIKNHLKPAFVRNDIQTKILCYDHNWDQPDYPLTVLEQAGEEVDGVAWHWYGGDASAQTKVYEAFAGKEVHFTEGSGGEWIPPFEQAFSNVMRTGIHILRNYSKSFVLWNMALDENNGPTVPGFGRSTCRGIVQVNQQTKELTYTLDYYALAHFSAVIRPKAVRIESTSSDDGICSVAFKNVDGSVALVLFNDGDGTGNVQVKLRDDTLMKFQLESKSALSVLIKG, encoded by the coding sequence ATGACTACATTCAAAATGTACAAATCAACAGGAGAAAATGAATGTTTTGTACCCATATCCTTGGATCAATTGCAACCTCCAGCACCTGATCTGGAGACCGCGACTATTCTTCTGGATGATCAGCTAACGTATCAGGAGATGGATGGATTTGGTGCTTCTTTTACCGACTCTTCTGCCTATCTGATCAATCAAATCTTGAATGAGGAGCAACGGGAAGAGGTCATGTCCCGCTTGTTCCATCCGCAGGAAGGTATTGGACTCTCGGTCATTCGTAACCCGATGGGCGCTTCGGACTATGCGAGAACGGTATACAGTTATAACGATATGCCAGAACAGCAGACAGATCCAGAATTAACCCAGTTCAGTATTATGCATGATGAAGAGGACGTTATTCCGTTAACGCAAAAGGCGTTGGCACTGAATCCTGAATTGAAACTGTTTGCTTCACCATGGAGTGCACCCGGCTGGATGAAAACGAGTGGATCGATGATTACCGGACAATTGAAAACGGAATGGTATCCCGTTTATGCTGAATATTTCGTGAAATACATTCAAGGGTATAGAGAGCATGGATTACCGATCCATGCCATCACACCACAGAATGAGGCGCTTTATGAACCGGGGCATTATCCCGGTATGTTGATGCCAGCCGAAGTCCAAGCGGATTTTATCAAAAACCATCTCAAACCAGCCTTTGTTCGTAACGATATTCAAACCAAAATTCTCTGTTACGATCACAACTGGGACCAACCGGACTATCCCCTGACCGTACTTGAACAAGCGGGAGAGGAAGTGGATGGTGTAGCTTGGCATTGGTACGGGGGCGATGCTTCTGCTCAAACGAAGGTTTATGAAGCCTTTGCAGGCAAAGAAGTACATTTCACCGAAGGCTCGGGTGGAGAGTGGATTCCGCCATTTGAGCAAGCCTTCTCGAATGTGATGCGAACAGGGATCCACATTCTTCGTAATTACAGCAAATCCTTTGTACTTTGGAATATGGCACTTGATGAGAACAACGGGCCAACCGTGCCGGGATTTGGCCGCAGTACGTGCCGTGGCATCGTGCAAGTGAATCAGCAAACCAAGGAGCTTACGTATACACTCGATTATTATGCCTTGGCACATTTCAGTGCTGTGATCCGCCCGAAGGCTGTTCGGATCGAATCAACATCCAGTGATGATGGAATTTGTTCTGTGGCTTTCAAAAATGTAGACGGTTCCGTCGCACTAGTCCTCTTCAATGATGGAGATGGGACGGGTAACGTACAGGTTAAGCTGCGGGACGATACATTGATGAAGTTTCAGCTGGAAAGCAAGAGCGCCTTGTCCGTATTAATCAAAGGTTGA